In Corynebacterium ulcerans, one genomic interval encodes:
- the dhaK gene encoding dihydroxyacetone kinase subunit DhaK, producing the protein MKKLVNDPRKVVQETIDGFAAAHKDIVSAHSDPLYITRAQLKQEGKVALISGGGSGHEPLHAGFVGEGMLDAAIPGPVFTSPTPDPIVEATKAVHRGAGVVYIVKNYTGDVLNFDTAAELAEFDDIEVVQVIVDDDVAVEDSLYTAGRRGVAGTMLVEKLAGAAAERGDSLEEVAAVAKKAVENVASMGVALSACTVPHVGKPSFDLEENEIEIGVGIHGEPGRRKVPMSNADAITDQLIDPIIHDLQLTQGQRVIVVVNGMGGTPSSELYVVYRRVQERLDEAGIVVERALVGNYVTSLDMQGASVTLMRVDEEALKLFDAPVNTVAYRKGI; encoded by the coding sequence ATGAAAAAGCTTGTTAATGATCCTCGAAAGGTTGTCCAAGAAACCATCGATGGATTTGCTGCCGCTCACAAGGACATAGTTTCGGCACACAGCGATCCCTTATACATCACGCGTGCGCAGCTAAAACAAGAGGGGAAAGTAGCTCTTATATCTGGTGGCGGCTCCGGCCATGAGCCACTGCATGCCGGTTTTGTCGGAGAAGGAATGCTCGATGCTGCGATACCGGGACCGGTCTTTACTTCTCCAACGCCAGATCCCATCGTGGAAGCCACAAAGGCAGTTCACCGTGGGGCGGGTGTGGTGTACATCGTTAAAAATTACACAGGCGACGTTTTGAATTTTGATACGGCCGCGGAACTTGCAGAGTTCGACGATATAGAGGTTGTTCAGGTAATCGTGGACGACGATGTAGCCGTTGAGGATTCTCTTTATACTGCAGGACGTCGTGGGGTGGCCGGTACTATGTTGGTGGAAAAGCTTGCTGGAGCAGCAGCTGAACGTGGGGATTCGCTGGAAGAAGTCGCTGCTGTGGCTAAAAAAGCAGTAGAAAATGTTGCTTCCATGGGGGTTGCGCTATCGGCTTGCACGGTACCTCACGTAGGAAAACCATCGTTTGATCTTGAGGAAAACGAGATTGAAATCGGGGTTGGCATTCATGGGGAACCGGGGCGACGAAAAGTTCCGATGAGCAATGCTGATGCAATCACTGATCAGCTTATAGATCCCATCATCCACGATCTTCAGCTCACCCAGGGGCAACGCGTCATTGTGGTGGTCAACGGCATGGGAGGAACTCCTTCATCAGAACTCTATGTTGTCTACAGGCGAGTCCAGGAGCGCCTGGATGAGGCTGGGATCGTTGTGGAGCGTGCGCTTGTTGGCAACTACGTGACAAGCCTTGACATGCAAGGAGCATCGGTCACCTTGATGAGGGTTGATGAGGAAGCATTAAAGCTTTTCGACGCTCCCGTCAATACCGTTGCTTACCGTAAAGGAATATAA
- a CDS encoding methylmalonyl-CoA mutase family protein yields the protein MTDTRFAQTEEFEAQQQAWYKAVAKVFARVRKQDVADIPLDIWKKLIRTTYDGINVNPLYNRVDELAEVTLPGVFPFTRGARGAGAEEGVGWGATESFGPSASNEQLLSALDNGTTDIVIYGAEGVEKLLKGVLFQYAPVRLNSGEATASAAEELYKLIDAQDADPKLIELGASPLSSWVDGSASVDLPTAVSLAVGAAERKNTRAILIDAVSFSNQSATDAQEIGLALAAGAQYLRELTAAGLNVADALDQLSFRYAVTDDQFAQISKLRAARTLWARVAEIVGAAEHGSAPLHALTAPVMFSQRDPWVNMLRSTVAAFAGGVGGAHDVEVLCFDWAIPGGLPKISRPFAHRIARNTNLLLLEESHLGHVIDPAGGSYYVEKLTSEIAEKAWKVFTEIEAQGGFTAAFESGVLTSMLDESHEAIRNDIAHRVKKITAINEFPNLAEAPLPAELRVEPTHVRRWGAQFEALRNRSDAFMEVHGKRPAAALIPLGPLAKHNIRTGFITNLLGTGGIEALNPGQVTPGTPEFEQAAHAASIAVICGTDAEYDASGAEAFAALREAGVETILLAGSPGHDFEPDDYLNLKIDAGATLTSLLDKLGA from the coding sequence GTGACTGACACACGATTCGCCCAAACCGAAGAATTTGAAGCCCAACAGCAGGCTTGGTACAAGGCTGTTGCCAAGGTTTTTGCCCGAGTACGTAAGCAAGACGTTGCCGATATTCCGCTTGATATCTGGAAAAAGCTGATTCGTACAACCTATGACGGAATTAACGTTAACCCGCTGTATAACCGCGTTGATGAGCTCGCTGAAGTCACTCTTCCTGGAGTCTTCCCGTTTACTCGCGGCGCACGCGGCGCAGGCGCTGAGGAAGGCGTTGGCTGGGGAGCGACCGAGTCTTTCGGTCCCTCCGCTTCGAATGAGCAACTTTTATCTGCGCTCGATAACGGTACGACTGACATCGTTATTTACGGCGCTGAGGGCGTCGAAAAGCTGTTGAAGGGAGTGCTCTTTCAGTACGCTCCGGTTCGACTTAACTCAGGCGAGGCCACTGCCAGTGCGGCAGAGGAGCTTTATAAGCTTATCGACGCCCAAGATGCTGATCCCAAGCTGATCGAGCTGGGAGCTTCTCCGCTTTCTTCTTGGGTCGATGGATCTGCCTCTGTTGACCTACCCACTGCGGTGTCTTTGGCCGTCGGCGCAGCAGAACGCAAGAATACTCGTGCCATCCTGATTGATGCCGTTTCTTTCTCTAACCAGAGTGCTACGGATGCACAAGAAATCGGTTTGGCTCTTGCCGCTGGCGCTCAGTATCTCAGGGAGCTTACCGCAGCAGGCCTGAATGTTGCTGACGCACTTGATCAGTTGTCCTTCCGATATGCGGTCACCGATGACCAGTTTGCGCAGATCTCTAAGCTGCGCGCCGCGCGTACCCTGTGGGCACGAGTTGCGGAAATCGTCGGCGCAGCAGAGCACGGTAGTGCGCCACTCCACGCCTTGACGGCTCCAGTTATGTTTTCTCAGCGTGACCCATGGGTCAATATGCTGCGTTCAACGGTCGCTGCTTTTGCCGGTGGAGTTGGCGGTGCTCATGACGTTGAGGTGCTGTGCTTTGACTGGGCAATCCCCGGCGGGCTTCCCAAGATTTCTCGCCCGTTTGCGCACCGTATCGCGCGTAACACCAACCTGCTTCTTCTAGAAGAGTCCCACCTAGGCCATGTTATCGATCCTGCTGGCGGTAGCTACTACGTGGAAAAACTCACCTCGGAAATCGCCGAGAAAGCATGGAAGGTTTTCACTGAGATTGAAGCTCAAGGTGGTTTCACCGCAGCTTTCGAATCTGGTGTACTCACGTCCATGTTGGATGAGTCCCACGAGGCAATCCGAAACGATATCGCTCATCGTGTTAAGAAGATCACTGCGATTAACGAGTTCCCCAATCTTGCAGAGGCTCCTCTTCCCGCAGAGCTACGCGTGGAACCAACTCACGTTCGTCGCTGGGGCGCACAGTTTGAGGCGTTGCGTAACCGCTCAGATGCGTTCATGGAAGTCCATGGGAAGCGTCCAGCAGCGGCACTTATTCCACTAGGCCCGCTAGCTAAGCACAACATCCGCACAGGGTTTATCACCAACCTATTGGGTACTGGCGGCATTGAGGCGCTCAACCCCGGTCAGGTCACTCCGGGAACCCCCGAGTTTGAGCAGGCAGCACACGCGGCTTCTATTGCCGTGATCTGCGGAACAGACGCGGAATACGATGCCTCTGGTGCAGAAGCTTTTGCTGCATTGCGTGAAGCAGGCGTTGAGACCATTTTGCTGGCTGGCTCACCAGGGCATGATTTTGAGCCGGATGATTACTTGAACCTCAAGATCGACGCAGGCGCTACGTTGACTAGCCTGCTCGACAAGTTGGGAGCATAA
- a CDS encoding ABC-F family ATP-binding cassette domain-containing protein: MTSVELTDVTFAYTSRPLLNHISLHVGAGERACLVGPNGCGKTTLLQLITGEITPDNGKIVMHPANDASRSHAFDFKVTRRHTTVEDFFNHSLSDLYALSSRFDEVTTGLACSPNDPMLASEYDSLLTQMSSTDVWSIDARIDETLAGLGLPQLAGAGRSRHLHSLSPGQRVRLELTALLVSRPDVLVLDEPTNHLDKDGSNFLVRMLMDWSGPVILASHDRAFINKVATVIYDLDIASWQALATASGLDTIPGAYRCQGNYSDYLVAKTHAREAHKQLHSSQQVEKRSIQAHRASSQSIAQGGSHMKTATGMARKFYSDRATSTAARRIRNDDRRLDDLKNREVRKLRTYDLRLDFADAPTQTGVAVSARNATLLRRLQEVTFDLMHGEHLLITGPNGAGKSTLVNWIAAGAPPTMSHGDASGTITRDDRLVLIPQRLPQQGDPGFTETVWNEGIGQMGTGIIHPSMWNIPVSALSAGNQRRAQIAVAIAKQPAILLIDEPTNYLDLNTIEAFEDAISEWSGTLIIVSHDQWLIDKWRGKRLCLGSSA; the protein is encoded by the coding sequence ATGACTTCTGTCGAACTCACCGACGTCACTTTTGCGTATACTTCGCGTCCCCTTCTTAACCATATTTCTTTGCATGTCGGCGCTGGCGAACGCGCCTGTCTCGTAGGACCTAACGGCTGCGGGAAAACTACCCTCCTGCAACTTATCACTGGAGAAATCACTCCAGATAACGGAAAAATCGTTATGCACCCGGCAAACGATGCCAGTCGGTCGCATGCGTTTGATTTCAAGGTCACTAGGCGTCACACCACTGTCGAAGACTTCTTCAACCATTCATTATCTGATCTTTACGCTCTTTCATCGCGTTTTGACGAGGTGACCACTGGTCTAGCCTGCTCCCCCAATGATCCCATGCTAGCAAGCGAATATGACTCTTTGCTCACCCAGATGAGCTCTACAGATGTGTGGTCAATCGATGCACGTATCGATGAAACCCTTGCCGGCCTGGGGCTTCCACAGTTAGCCGGCGCTGGACGGTCACGGCACCTTCACTCATTGTCACCAGGACAGCGCGTGCGCCTTGAGCTAACTGCGTTGTTAGTGTCGCGGCCAGATGTTTTGGTGCTTGATGAGCCAACAAATCACCTTGATAAGGATGGCAGCAACTTTTTAGTACGGATGCTTATGGATTGGTCCGGCCCAGTAATATTAGCGAGCCATGACCGTGCCTTTATCAATAAAGTGGCCACGGTCATCTACGACTTAGATATAGCTTCCTGGCAAGCACTGGCGACGGCCTCAGGACTAGACACAATTCCTGGTGCATACAGATGTCAGGGCAATTACTCTGATTATCTTGTTGCCAAAACCCATGCGCGTGAAGCGCATAAACAGTTGCACAGTAGCCAGCAGGTAGAAAAACGCTCAATTCAAGCGCACCGAGCCTCCAGCCAAAGCATCGCTCAGGGTGGCTCTCATATGAAAACTGCAACAGGCATGGCCCGAAAATTCTACTCAGATCGTGCAACTTCCACCGCAGCGCGTCGGATTCGCAATGATGATCGACGCCTCGACGATTTAAAGAACCGAGAGGTCCGAAAGCTACGCACTTATGACTTGCGCCTAGACTTTGCCGACGCACCGACGCAGACTGGAGTGGCTGTATCTGCGAGAAATGCGACGCTGCTTCGCCGTCTGCAAGAAGTCACCTTTGATCTCATGCACGGGGAGCATCTGCTTATCACGGGGCCCAATGGAGCAGGAAAATCCACGCTAGTGAATTGGATTGCTGCTGGCGCCCCACCGACTATGTCTCATGGTGATGCAAGCGGCACGATTACACGAGATGATCGGCTAGTACTTATTCCGCAGCGTCTCCCCCAACAAGGCGATCCCGGTTTCACAGAAACCGTGTGGAATGAAGGCATCGGCCAGATGGGCACAGGAATTATTCATCCCTCTATGTGGAACATTCCAGTGTCAGCGCTGTCCGCGGGTAACCAACGACGCGCTCAGATAGCCGTTGCCATTGCCAAACAACCGGCGATACTCCTCATCGACGAGCCGACTAACTATCTCGACCTTAATACGATCGAAGCTTTTGAAGACGCGATCTCTGAATGGTCCGGAACTCTCATAATAGTCAGCCACGACCAATGGCTCATTGACAAATGGCGTGGAAAAAGGCTTTGCCTGGGCTCATCCGCGTAG
- the scpA gene encoding methylmalonyl-CoA mutase has translation MTTIPNFAEYSAAAETKAADNADSLREQVWTTPEGIDVPRVFNRDDRDDSVPAEQLDSFPGMVPFMRGPYPTMYTNQPWTIRQYAGFSTAAESNAFYRRNLAAGQKGLSVAFDLATHRGYDSDNERVVGDVGMAGVAIDSILDMRELFAGIDLGRVSVSMTMNGAVLPVLAFYIVTAEEQGVAPEQLAGTIQNDILKEFMVRNTYIYPPKPSMRIISNIFEYTSMKMPRFNSISISGYHIQEAGATADLELAYTLADGIEYIRAGKEVGLDVDKFAPRLSFFWGISMNTFMEIAKLRAGRLLWSELVAKFDPKNPKSQSLRTHSQTSGWSLTAQDVYNNVPRTAVEAMGATQGHTQSLHTNALDEALALPTDFSARIARNTQLLLQQESGTTAPVDPWAGSYYIEWLTEQLAERARAHIEEVEAAGGMAQATIEGIPKLRIEESAARTQARIDSGRQALIGVNKYVVEEDEQIEVLKVDNTKVRAEQIEKLAKLRAERDEAEVKRTLDALTEAARMETKEPGDLDHNLLKLAVDCARAKCSIGEISDALEDVFGRHEAEIRTLSGVYKEEVGKEGAVGNVDKAIAMADAFEAEEGRRPRIFIAKMGQDGHDRGQKVVASAYADLGMDVDVGPLFQTPAEAARAAVDADVHVVGVSSLAAGHLTLVPALKEELAKLGREDIMIVVGGVIPPGDFQELYDDGAVAIYPPGTVIAEAAIDMLTKLAANLGIELQVDEA, from the coding sequence ATGACCACCATCCCAAATTTCGCTGAGTACTCTGCAGCAGCTGAGACAAAAGCTGCGGATAACGCTGATTCTTTGCGTGAACAAGTATGGACAACGCCAGAGGGCATTGACGTCCCGCGGGTATTTAATCGCGATGATCGTGATGATTCGGTTCCGGCTGAACAGCTGGATTCTTTCCCCGGCATGGTTCCTTTTATGCGTGGACCCTATCCCACCATGTACACCAACCAGCCATGGACAATCCGTCAGTACGCGGGCTTTTCCACAGCTGCGGAATCCAATGCCTTTTATCGCCGTAACCTTGCCGCTGGTCAGAAAGGTCTGTCGGTTGCTTTTGACCTAGCTACTCACCGCGGATATGACTCAGATAATGAGCGCGTTGTTGGTGATGTCGGTATGGCAGGCGTGGCTATTGACTCGATTCTGGATATGCGAGAATTATTCGCTGGTATTGACCTCGGTAGAGTTTCGGTGTCCATGACCATGAATGGTGCAGTTCTTCCCGTCCTGGCTTTCTATATCGTGACTGCAGAGGAACAAGGAGTTGCTCCTGAACAGCTGGCCGGAACTATTCAGAACGATATTCTGAAAGAGTTCATGGTTCGTAACACCTACATTTATCCGCCGAAGCCGTCCATGCGCATCATCTCTAACATTTTCGAATACACCTCGATGAAGATGCCGCGGTTTAACTCGATTTCGATTTCCGGCTACCACATTCAAGAAGCAGGTGCTACGGCAGATCTTGAGCTTGCTTACACGCTTGCAGACGGAATCGAATACATTCGTGCGGGTAAAGAGGTCGGACTAGACGTAGACAAGTTTGCTCCCCGTCTATCCTTCTTCTGGGGCATCTCCATGAATACGTTTATGGAGATCGCAAAACTACGCGCAGGACGTCTTTTGTGGAGCGAACTGGTTGCCAAGTTCGACCCGAAGAACCCTAAGTCGCAGTCTCTGCGTACCCACTCGCAGACCTCAGGTTGGTCATTAACTGCGCAAGATGTGTACAACAATGTGCCCCGTACGGCGGTTGAAGCCATGGGTGCTACGCAAGGACACACTCAGTCGCTGCACACCAACGCCCTTGACGAGGCCCTTGCGCTACCAACCGATTTCTCTGCACGCATCGCGCGTAATACCCAGCTTCTTTTGCAGCAGGAATCTGGTACCACAGCTCCAGTTGACCCATGGGCTGGTTCCTATTACATCGAATGGTTGACCGAACAACTCGCTGAGCGAGCACGTGCTCACATCGAGGAAGTCGAGGCCGCAGGTGGCATGGCGCAAGCAACTATCGAGGGAATTCCGAAGCTTCGCATTGAGGAATCTGCCGCTCGTACCCAGGCACGAATTGATTCTGGGCGTCAAGCGCTCATCGGCGTGAACAAGTACGTTGTTGAGGAAGACGAGCAGATTGAAGTTCTCAAGGTTGATAACACGAAAGTGCGTGCTGAGCAGATCGAGAAGCTAGCTAAGTTGCGTGCCGAGCGTGACGAGGCCGAAGTTAAACGCACTCTTGACGCTTTGACAGAAGCCGCCCGTATGGAGACCAAGGAGCCAGGCGATCTGGATCATAATCTCCTTAAGCTCGCGGTCGACTGTGCACGTGCAAAATGCTCAATTGGCGAGATCTCGGACGCACTTGAAGATGTTTTCGGCCGTCATGAGGCAGAGATCCGTACGCTATCTGGCGTGTATAAGGAAGAAGTCGGAAAGGAAGGCGCCGTGGGCAACGTCGATAAGGCTATCGCTATGGCAGATGCCTTTGAAGCGGAAGAAGGCCGCCGCCCGCGTATCTTCATAGCCAAGATGGGTCAGGATGGCCACGATCGTGGGCAGAAAGTTGTTGCTTCTGCTTACGCTGACCTTGGCATGGACGTGGACGTCGGACCGCTCTTCCAGACTCCCGCAGAGGCGGCGCGGGCTGCCGTAGACGCCGACGTTCATGTCGTTGGAGTGTCGTCTCTAGCTGCAGGCCACCTCACCTTGGTACCTGCGTTAAAGGAAGAACTAGCAAAACTTGGTCGTGAAGACATCATGATTGTTGTTGGTGGTGTGATCCCGCCAGGTGACTTCCAAGAGCTTTACGACGACGGTGCTGTGGCAATTTACCCACCAGGTACCGTTATCGCAGAAGCCGCGATCGACATGCTGACTAAGTTGGCAGCAAATCTTGGCATCGAGCTTCAGGTCGATGAAGCTTAG
- a CDS encoding DNA glycosylase AlkZ-like family protein, which produces MHDEEIRARRMIAHYLSPSDAHPQPASLPDAAFRMMATQGQNYAGGLQGLALRTGVHELYTGTIQSHLDDCLKDYEVIRTWSQRGTLHFLHKDNAWIVAAIGKRGLGTIESSAQRFGITEQEYSEILERTIQLCATPHSRQQLRDCLGIDSALLSNVMRRLGRTGDLIQGAKTGNHDTFIRAEAVGCNVNQDASIGTLITNYFSTRGPAHITDCAWWSTLPKTVVRREAKKAVDAGSLLEVSPDVFMGSWQNDVSDSEMAAALQLRIQLPPFDEYLMSYTQRDVLFSPQCDPLSVLTKNGISWPFMVSGGVIIGRSS; this is translated from the coding sequence ATGCACGATGAGGAAATCCGCGCACGGCGGATGATTGCCCATTATCTCAGTCCAAGCGACGCACATCCCCAGCCTGCGTCGCTACCGGACGCGGCCTTTCGCATGATGGCTACCCAGGGGCAAAACTACGCCGGTGGATTACAAGGCCTTGCTTTACGCACTGGAGTGCATGAACTTTATACCGGCACGATACAAAGCCATTTAGACGATTGCCTGAAAGATTATGAGGTTATCCGTACCTGGTCGCAACGCGGCACGCTCCATTTCCTTCACAAAGATAATGCATGGATTGTCGCTGCTATAGGCAAGCGCGGTTTGGGAACTATTGAGTCTTCCGCTCAGCGTTTTGGGATAACAGAACAGGAATACTCAGAAATCCTCGAACGCACCATACAGCTTTGTGCTACCCCACATAGTCGTCAGCAGCTACGAGATTGCCTCGGTATTGATTCCGCTCTGTTGTCTAACGTCATGCGTCGTTTAGGCCGCACTGGTGACCTCATCCAAGGCGCCAAAACAGGCAATCACGATACCTTTATCCGCGCCGAGGCGGTTGGCTGTAACGTGAACCAGGACGCAAGCATTGGCACGTTAATAACCAACTATTTTTCCACTCGCGGTCCCGCCCATATAACCGATTGTGCGTGGTGGTCTACGTTGCCTAAAACCGTCGTGCGTCGCGAAGCTAAAAAAGCAGTCGACGCTGGTTCCCTTCTAGAAGTATCGCCTGATGTGTTTATGGGCAGCTGGCAGAACGATGTTTCCGATAGTGAAATGGCAGCGGCCTTGCAGCTCCGTATTCAGCTGCCTCCCTTTGACGAGTATCTCATGTCTTATACTCAACGCGACGTATTATTCTCCCCGCAGTGCGATCCGTTATCTGTGCTGACCAAAAACGGCATTTCCTGGCCTTTTATGGTTTCAGGAGGTGTTATTATAGGCCGCTCTTCCTAG
- the meaB gene encoding methylmalonyl Co-A mutase-associated GTPase MeaB has translation MTMDNEYLEHHLGSLMTTSGTDLGEATAVPPEIVKRARRRIDVDELFEGVRRCDRTLMSRAITLLESTAAAHRVLAQELLVRLLPFSGKALRVGITGVPGVGKSTFIEALGMKLITEGHKVAVLAIDPSSTKTRGSILGDKTRMAKLAREENAFIRPSPSAGTLGGVAKATRESMVVFEAAGYDVILVETVGVGQSEVAVSQMVDCFTFLALAGAGDQLQGIKKGVLEMADLVAINKADGPNLKNAKRAARELGAAMRMVRQESDLWHPPTMTMSAVEHEGVEEFWDHVQEHHKVMLDSGTFEHTRREQQVQWMWSMVHETLLQRLNADPEVSSVRKLVEMQLRQAQITPTLGAEKILRAFDRRDER, from the coding sequence ATGACCATGGACAATGAATACCTTGAGCATCACTTAGGATCCCTCATGACCACTTCGGGAACAGACCTAGGGGAAGCAACAGCGGTTCCTCCAGAGATTGTGAAACGTGCCCGCCGCCGTATCGACGTGGATGAGCTCTTTGAGGGCGTTCGTCGGTGTGACCGCACCCTTATGTCACGCGCAATTACGCTGTTGGAGTCCACGGCCGCAGCACACCGCGTACTGGCGCAGGAACTGCTGGTTAGGCTGTTGCCCTTTAGCGGAAAAGCATTGCGGGTGGGAATCACTGGTGTTCCGGGAGTCGGAAAATCGACGTTCATCGAGGCACTCGGAATGAAGCTGATCACTGAGGGGCATAAAGTCGCGGTATTAGCTATTGATCCTTCCTCGACCAAAACACGCGGCTCTATCCTTGGCGATAAGACTCGAATGGCCAAGCTCGCAAGAGAAGAGAATGCGTTTATCCGCCCATCACCATCGGCGGGAACACTAGGCGGCGTGGCCAAAGCTACCCGGGAATCCATGGTGGTTTTTGAGGCCGCTGGTTATGATGTCATCCTCGTGGAAACCGTGGGGGTGGGGCAGTCAGAAGTAGCGGTTTCTCAGATGGTGGATTGCTTTACCTTTTTGGCGCTTGCTGGCGCTGGGGATCAGCTCCAGGGAATCAAAAAAGGTGTCCTGGAAATGGCTGATCTCGTCGCAATCAATAAAGCCGATGGCCCCAACCTTAAAAATGCCAAGCGGGCTGCCAGGGAACTAGGTGCTGCGATGCGGATGGTTCGCCAAGAAAGCGACCTGTGGCACCCGCCAACTATGACGATGTCTGCGGTAGAGCATGAAGGGGTAGAAGAGTTCTGGGATCATGTCCAGGAACACCATAAGGTGATGCTGGACTCAGGCACTTTCGAACACACCCGCAGAGAGCAGCAGGTCCAATGGATGTGGTCGATGGTGCACGAGACGCTGCTGCAGCGATTGAACGCAGATCCTGAGGTTAGTTCTGTTCGCAAGCTCGTGGAGATGCAATTACGACAAGCTCAGATAACGCCAACTCTCGGTGCAGAAAAGATTCTTCGGGCTTTTGATCGTAGAGATGAGCGCTGA
- a CDS encoding SDR family NAD(P)-dependent oxidoreductase — translation MTDINPDELDIALRVLKEAGELPQDHPQAVILHHAVSKLFKTVKKNRRSVAKQQRRLADAQVLAATATANPRRIDDETAGLLIAPKGQKPIPLEVGAVATPHGFAGRLNKSHNCYICKQPYTLVDSFHHQLCPDCASDNRQRREQRVDLTDKRALLTGGRAKIGMYIALKLLRDGAHLTITTRFPKDAIRRFTAIPDSSEWLERLRVVGIDLRNPARVEELAAMVGESPLDILINNAAQTVRRSPGAYSGLVSAEAQPLSGLQNDVALLELGVPTNIHPESLERKKNHRSLMDSPGVLDANDAQTIAALAMRAGNDSRGVDAGGLIPDLVNHNSWVAKVGDIDPVEMLEVQLCNATAPFILLNRLRPALEASSARRKYVVNVSAMEGVFGRGYKGPGHPHTNMAKAALNMLTRTTATEMFEHGVLVTAVDTGWITDERPHTTKTRLANEGFRAPLDLVDGAARVYDPIVQGENGVDLYGCFLKDYRPHPW, via the coding sequence ATGACCGACATCAATCCAGACGAGTTGGATATTGCGCTACGAGTCTTAAAAGAAGCCGGCGAGTTGCCCCAAGACCACCCTCAGGCTGTCATACTGCATCACGCCGTGAGTAAGCTTTTTAAGACGGTAAAAAAGAATCGCAGGAGCGTCGCAAAGCAGCAAAGAAGGCTTGCCGACGCCCAGGTGCTTGCCGCAACTGCAACAGCCAACCCTCGCCGGATTGACGATGAAACAGCAGGCCTTCTTATTGCACCGAAAGGCCAAAAGCCCATTCCGCTTGAAGTCGGTGCGGTAGCCACACCCCATGGATTTGCTGGAAGACTCAACAAATCGCATAACTGTTATATCTGTAAACAGCCGTATACCTTGGTCGATTCCTTCCATCATCAGCTCTGCCCGGACTGCGCTAGTGATAATCGGCAGCGCCGCGAACAGCGCGTAGATTTGACAGACAAACGAGCACTTCTAACCGGTGGACGCGCAAAGATCGGCATGTATATAGCGCTTAAATTGCTTCGCGACGGCGCCCATCTGACCATCACTACCCGTTTTCCTAAGGACGCTATCCGCAGGTTTACCGCAATACCAGACTCTTCCGAGTGGCTTGAGCGCTTGCGCGTCGTCGGGATTGATTTGCGTAACCCGGCACGAGTCGAAGAGCTTGCCGCCATGGTAGGAGAATCTCCGTTAGACATCCTTATCAATAACGCTGCCCAAACCGTTCGGAGATCGCCCGGAGCATATTCGGGGTTGGTATCCGCGGAAGCACAACCGCTTAGCGGCCTGCAAAATGATGTAGCACTGCTTGAGCTAGGTGTTCCAACGAATATCCATCCAGAGTCCTTGGAACGCAAGAAAAACCATCGCAGCCTCATGGACAGTCCTGGAGTCCTAGACGCTAACGATGCTCAGACCATAGCGGCATTGGCGATGCGTGCAGGAAATGACTCCCGCGGTGTAGACGCAGGAGGCCTTATCCCCGACCTAGTGAACCATAATTCTTGGGTGGCAAAAGTCGGTGATATAGATCCCGTGGAAATGCTAGAGGTTCAGCTATGCAATGCCACAGCGCCTTTCATCCTCTTGAACAGGCTCCGCCCCGCTTTAGAGGCATCGTCTGCGCGTCGAAAGTACGTGGTCAATGTTTCCGCCATGGAGGGAGTTTTTGGCCGAGGATACAAAGGCCCAGGCCATCCTCACACAAATATGGCTAAAGCGGCTCTCAACATGTTGACGCGAACCACGGCCACCGAAATGTTCGAGCACGGTGTCTTGGTGACTGCCGTAGATACCGGGTGGATTACTGACGAGCGCCCGCACACAACAAAAACACGTCTAGCTAACGAAGGCTTCCGAGCGCCGCTTGACCTAGTCGACGGTGCTGCCAGAGTCTACGACCCCATAGTCCAAGGCGAAAATGGGGTTGATCTTTATGGCTGCTTCCTCAAAGACTATAGGCCCCATCCCTGGTAG